From Cellulosimicrobium cellulans, the proteins below share one genomic window:
- a CDS encoding alpha-glucosidase/alpha-galactosidase, giving the protein MVSIAFVGAGSVVFTRQLVADILRYPELADARLVLHDIDPERLRVAEGTARQVSRQLGASATVEAYADRRRALDGVDFVVNMIQVGGIDATLKDLEIPARHGLRQTIGDTTGVGGVFRALRTFPVLEGIATDMRELCPEAWLLNYTNPMAMNVWWVSTVAPDLQVAGLCHSVYWTAHDLAELVGVPVEETRYRAAGVNHQAWLLEWEHQGESLYPRLRETIRRDPGLERRVRVEIFRRLGYYPTETSEHSSEYLPWFLRSDEQIERYRLQPLEYVGISRENVAEFEAARRALAAGEDLALEDGASEYAPQIIHSLVTGTPREVHVNVPNHGLIDNLPQGAVVEVPAAVDGDGLRPVPMGSLPAQCAALNQPYVSVGALTVEAARTGDPRLVRQAVLMDPNASSTLTPEQIWALCDELVTAHGDLLPEPLRAVVPAGAL; this is encoded by the coding sequence ATGGTCAGCATCGCGTTCGTCGGCGCCGGGAGCGTCGTCTTCACCCGCCAGCTCGTCGCCGACATCCTGCGCTACCCGGAGCTCGCCGACGCCCGCCTCGTGCTGCACGACATCGACCCCGAGCGGCTCCGCGTCGCCGAGGGCACCGCGCGTCAGGTGAGCCGCCAGCTCGGGGCGTCGGCCACCGTCGAGGCGTACGCCGACCGTCGCCGGGCCCTCGACGGGGTCGACTTCGTCGTCAACATGATCCAGGTCGGCGGCATCGACGCGACGCTGAAGGACCTCGAGATCCCCGCGCGCCACGGACTGCGCCAGACCATCGGCGACACGACCGGCGTCGGTGGCGTGTTCCGCGCGCTGCGCACGTTCCCGGTGCTGGAGGGCATCGCGACCGACATGCGCGAGCTGTGCCCCGAGGCGTGGCTGCTCAACTACACGAACCCGATGGCGATGAACGTGTGGTGGGTCTCCACCGTCGCTCCCGACCTCCAGGTCGCCGGGCTCTGCCACTCCGTCTACTGGACGGCGCACGACCTCGCGGAGCTCGTGGGCGTCCCGGTGGAGGAGACGCGGTACCGGGCCGCGGGCGTCAACCACCAGGCGTGGCTGCTCGAGTGGGAGCACCAGGGCGAGTCGCTGTACCCCCGGCTGCGCGAGACGATCCGCCGCGACCCCGGGCTCGAGCGTCGCGTCCGGGTCGAGATCTTCCGTCGCCTCGGCTACTACCCGACGGAGACGAGCGAGCACTCCTCCGAGTACCTGCCGTGGTTCCTCCGCTCCGACGAGCAGATCGAGCGCTACCGCCTGCAGCCGCTCGAGTACGTCGGCATCAGCCGGGAGAACGTCGCGGAGTTCGAGGCGGCGCGGCGTGCGCTCGCCGCCGGCGAGGACCTCGCGCTCGAGGACGGCGCGAGCGAGTACGCGCCCCAGATCATCCACTCGCTCGTCACCGGGACGCCGCGCGAGGTGCACGTCAACGTCCCCAACCACGGGCTGATCGACAACCTGCCCCAGGGCGCGGTCGTCGAGGTCCCGGCGGCGGTCGACGGCGACGGCCTGCGTCCCGTGCCGATGGGCTCGCTCCCGGCCCAGTGCGCGGCGCTCAACCAGCCGTACGTCTCCGTCGGCGCGCTCACCGTCGAGGCGGCGCGCACCGGCGACCCTCGGCTCGTGCGCCAGGCCGTCCTCATGGACCCGAACGCGTCCTCGACCCTCACCCCCGAGCAGATCTGGGCCCTGTGCGACGAGCTCGTCACGGCGCACGGCGACCTGCTCCCCGAGCCGCTCCGCGCCGTCGTCCCGGCAGGTGCCCTGTGA
- a CDS encoding DeoR/GlpR family DNA-binding transcription regulator, whose protein sequence is MSVAPDAAPRAISHKRSDRMMRALTYVNEHGTARLTELVHELGVSSATMRRDLADMEEQGLVLRTHGGVRALDPTTEVPVLLRDSRFREAKLRIAQHAAGLLPPGRYSVAISGGTTAAAVARALATRPDLAIATNALTTATELAARSNLQVIMTGGFVRSSSLEAVGVLAEHTFNAINVGTAFLGTDGISVRGGATTHDETEARTNHAMVAHAERVVVVADGSKVGRVTLAKMADLEEIDVLVTDSSADPEALDAIAAAGVDVQVVPDDGPVTAVQPAEGPTTPL, encoded by the coding sequence ATGTCCGTCGCACCCGACGCCGCGCCCCGCGCGATCTCCCACAAGCGCAGCGACCGCATGATGCGGGCGCTGACGTACGTCAACGAGCACGGCACGGCACGCCTCACGGAGCTGGTCCACGAGCTCGGCGTGTCCTCGGCCACGATGCGGCGCGACCTCGCGGACATGGAGGAGCAGGGCCTCGTGCTCCGCACGCACGGCGGGGTGCGCGCCCTCGACCCCACGACGGAGGTCCCGGTGCTCCTGCGCGACTCCCGGTTCCGCGAGGCGAAGCTGCGCATCGCCCAGCACGCCGCCGGGCTGCTCCCGCCGGGGCGCTACTCCGTCGCGATCAGCGGCGGCACGACGGCGGCCGCCGTCGCGCGCGCCCTCGCGACGCGACCCGACCTCGCGATCGCCACGAACGCCCTGACGACGGCGACCGAGCTCGCCGCGCGCAGCAACCTGCAGGTCATCATGACCGGCGGGTTCGTCCGCTCGAGCTCGCTGGAGGCCGTCGGCGTGCTCGCCGAGCACACGTTCAACGCGATCAACGTCGGCACGGCGTTCCTGGGCACGGACGGCATCAGCGTGCGCGGCGGCGCGACGACGCACGACGAGACCGAGGCGCGCACCAACCACGCGATGGTCGCGCACGCCGAGCGCGTCGTCGTGGTCGCGGACGGGTCGAAGGTGGGGCGCGTGACGCTCGCCAAGATGGCGGACCTCGAGGAGATCGACGTGCTCGTGACGGACTCGTCCGCCGACCCGGAGGCCCTCGACGCAATCGCGGCGGCCGGTGTCGACGTCCAGGTCGTGCCCGACGACGGTCCGGTCACGGCCGTGCAGCCGGCCGAGGGGCCGACCACGCCGCTCTGA
- a CDS encoding 1-phosphofructokinase family hexose kinase, which yields MISALALSPSLDVTYVVDALEGIQRPREVRRVGGGKALNAVRAAASLGARTTAVAVLAGGSGEDVAAGARADGVDLRVVPGEHPTRTCVSVLAAETGALTEIYERAVPVGPDTLDRAVGLALDLAAHHGGWWLLSGGLPGTIAPSVVGAVVGRLRAAGARVAVDSHGPALAGAVGEGPDLVKVNRVEAAELLGVPEDTPGPALVTGIRDRSGGLVVVTDGAEGAWASDGTSVLRVRLGGHVGRFPVGSGDSFLGGMLVALDTGASLAAAVALGAAAGTANAQVPGAAVLDADLARRLVGEVEVEAVALPVP from the coding sequence ATGATCTCCGCGCTCGCCCTCAGCCCGTCGCTCGACGTCACGTACGTCGTCGACGCGCTCGAGGGGATCCAGCGCCCGCGCGAGGTCCGTCGCGTCGGTGGGGGGAAGGCGCTCAACGCGGTCCGCGCCGCGGCGTCGCTCGGCGCCCGCACGACCGCCGTCGCGGTCCTCGCCGGGGGATCGGGCGAGGACGTCGCGGCGGGGGCGAGAGCCGACGGCGTAGACCTGCGCGTCGTGCCGGGAGAGCACCCGACGCGCACGTGCGTCTCGGTCCTGGCCGCAGAGACCGGTGCGCTCACCGAGATCTACGAGCGTGCCGTCCCGGTGGGTCCGGACACGCTCGACCGTGCCGTCGGGCTCGCGCTCGACCTCGCCGCGCACCACGGCGGGTGGTGGCTGCTGTCCGGCGGCCTCCCCGGCACCATCGCGCCGAGCGTGGTCGGCGCCGTCGTCGGTCGGCTGCGGGCGGCGGGTGCCCGCGTCGCCGTGGACAGCCACGGTCCGGCGCTCGCGGGTGCCGTGGGGGAGGGGCCCGACCTGGTCAAGGTGAACCGGGTCGAGGCGGCAGAGCTGCTGGGCGTCCCCGAGGACACCCCGGGGCCAGCGCTCGTCACCGGGATCCGCGACCGGTCGGGCGGCCTCGTGGTCGTCACGGACGGCGCGGAGGGGGCGTGGGCGAGCGACGGCACGAGCGTCCTGCGCGTGCGGCTCGGGGGCCACGTCGGCCGCTTCCCGGTGGGGAGCGGCGACTCGTTCCTGGGCGGGATGCTCGTCGCGCTCGACACGGGGGCCTCCCTCGCCGCGGCGGTGGCGCTCGGTGCCGCCGCGGGCACGGCCAACGCCCAGGTCCCCGGTGCGGCCGTCCTGGACGCGGACCTGGCCCGCCGTCTCGTCGGCGAGGTCGAGGTCGAGGCCGTGGCGCTCCCGGTGCCGTAG
- a CDS encoding carbohydrate kinase family protein — MTTPHTLPDGPDRTASRPVVVVGDANVDLVLRGDVVPRFGQAEQLADSGDLVLGGSASIAAAGVARLGVPTTLVARVGADTFGTFTLDALRAAGVDVSAVDVAHDEPTGLSVILSTPDDRAILTVPGTIPTLTGSHALAVLDGWHGPPGVVHVASFFLQPRLAADLPAVLASARARGWTTSLDTNWDPAERWTGLADLLPHVDVLLPNRNELRAVAAAFGAGVRDAPHTGDPDAALARAVAARGPRVVVKDGARGGWSVGPAGAVVRAPGLAVDVVDTTGAGDSFDAGYLAALAHGIEDETERVRWAACAGSLSTRGPGGTGAQATLAALRAALA; from the coding sequence ATGACCACGCCCCACACCCTGCCCGACGGACCCGACCGGACCGCTTCACGACCCGTCGTCGTGGTCGGCGACGCGAACGTCGACCTCGTGCTGCGCGGCGACGTCGTCCCGCGCTTCGGCCAGGCCGAGCAGCTCGCCGACTCCGGCGACCTCGTCCTCGGCGGCTCGGCCAGCATCGCGGCGGCCGGCGTCGCGCGCCTCGGGGTGCCGACGACGCTCGTCGCGCGCGTCGGCGCGGACACGTTCGGCACCTTCACGCTCGACGCGCTGCGCGCCGCCGGGGTGGACGTCTCCGCCGTCGACGTCGCCCACGACGAGCCGACAGGGCTCTCGGTCATCCTCTCCACGCCCGACGACCGGGCGATCCTCACGGTCCCGGGCACGATCCCGACCCTCACCGGCTCCCACGCGCTCGCCGTGCTCGACGGCTGGCACGGGCCGCCCGGCGTCGTGCACGTCGCGTCGTTCTTCCTCCAGCCGCGTCTCGCCGCGGACCTGCCCGCGGTCCTCGCGTCCGCACGCGCGCGGGGGTGGACGACGAGCCTCGACACGAACTGGGATCCCGCCGAGCGCTGGACCGGGCTCGCGGACCTGCTGCCCCACGTGGACGTGCTGCTGCCGAACCGCAACGAGCTGCGCGCCGTCGCGGCGGCGTTCGGCGCGGGCGTGCGGGACGCGCCGCACACCGGCGATCCCGACGCCGCGCTCGCCCGGGCGGTCGCCGCGCGCGGCCCCCGCGTCGTGGTCAAGGACGGTGCGCGCGGCGGGTGGTCCGTGGGACCGGCCGGAGCCGTCGTGCGTGCCCCGGGGCTCGCCGTGGACGTGGTCGACACGACCGGCGCCGGAGACAGCTTCGACGCCGGCTACCTCGCGGCCCTCGCGCACGGGATCGAGGACGAGACCGAACGCGTGCGCTGGGCGGCCTGCGCCGGCTCGTTGTCGACGCGCGGCCCGGGGGGCACCGGGGCGCAGGCCACGCTGGCCGCGCTGCGTGCCGCGCTCGCATGA
- a CDS encoding carbohydrate ABC transporter permease, with translation MSTTVPGPAAYAAAPGGPQAVPPGAPDGPLPATTTATPAPRRRRRRAWLWHLLLVPVAALFATPFVQMFLTSLTPEAEINRFPPRFWPSQLTLDGYVKLFTETDVLRWTTNTVLVSVVAVASHIVLCSLAGYGFARLKFPGRTFGFLAIMATIMIPTQLLMVPTYVLFARIGIIDTLAAAMVPWLASAFGIFLMRQFFLSLPPELEEAAVLDGCSRLATFWRIILPLARPALATLAIFTLLGSWNDLVWPLIAINDPSSFTLQLGITNFQGARRTDWSLLMASNVVATLPLVLFFLFAQRQFIATMTFTGVKG, from the coding sequence ATGTCGACGACCGTTCCCGGACCTGCCGCCTACGCCGCGGCGCCCGGCGGACCGCAGGCGGTGCCGCCCGGCGCCCCGGACGGCCCGCTCCCCGCCACCACCACCGCCACCCCCGCACCGCGGCGCCGGCGGCGACGCGCCTGGCTGTGGCACCTGCTGCTCGTCCCCGTCGCCGCGCTGTTCGCGACGCCGTTCGTGCAGATGTTCCTCACGTCGCTCACGCCCGAGGCGGAGATCAACCGGTTCCCTCCGCGGTTCTGGCCCTCGCAGCTCACGCTCGACGGCTACGTCAAGCTCTTCACCGAGACCGACGTGCTGCGCTGGACGACGAACACCGTCCTCGTCTCGGTCGTCGCCGTCGCGTCGCACATCGTGCTGTGCTCGCTCGCCGGGTACGGGTTCGCGCGCCTCAAGTTCCCGGGCCGCACGTTCGGGTTCCTCGCGATCATGGCGACGATCATGATCCCGACCCAGCTCCTCATGGTCCCGACGTACGTCCTCTTCGCGCGCATCGGCATCATCGACACGCTCGCCGCCGCGATGGTCCCGTGGCTCGCGTCGGCGTTCGGGATCTTCCTCATGCGCCAGTTCTTCCTGTCGCTCCCGCCCGAGCTCGAGGAGGCGGCCGTCCTCGACGGGTGCTCCCGGCTCGCGACGTTCTGGCGGATCATCCTCCCGCTCGCGCGGCCCGCGCTCGCGACGCTCGCGATCTTCACGCTGCTCGGCTCGTGGAACGACCTCGTCTGGCCGCTCATCGCGATCAACGACCCGTCGTCGTTCACGCTCCAGCTCGGGATCACGAACTTCCAGGGCGCGCGCCGGACCGACTGGTCGCTGCTCATGGCGAGCAACGTCGTCGCGACCCTGCCGCTGGTGCTGTTCTTCCTGTTCGCCCAGCGCCAGTTCATCGCCACCATGACCTTCACCGGAGTCAAGGGATGA
- a CDS encoding carbohydrate ABC transporter permease yields the protein MTTTIAPTPVRRPPRRRRTGEALAGWGFVTPATLLVVGLSIFPAVWAFLLSLQDWNGFSTPEPVGADNYRRMLTDAELGAAVGHTLLYTALFVPASLFLGLGLAVALNRRLVLVGVYRTLVFLPFVVSAAATGILTTYLFNPQFGFVNNVLRVLGLPQQGWLEDPSQAMVVITIMSLWGQAAFTTVIYLAALQDIPVELAEAARVDGANRWQSFWHVTFPQLAPVTVFVAIWQTIQAIQLFDLVYTTTRGGPLGSTETIVYYLWKAAFKELEFGYASAVAYGLFAVTLLITIAVTLYSRRTKVGGL from the coding sequence GTGACGACGACGATCGCGCCCACCCCCGTCCGGCGGCCCCCGCGGCGCCGCCGGACGGGGGAGGCGCTCGCCGGGTGGGGCTTCGTCACCCCGGCGACGCTCCTCGTCGTCGGTCTGTCGATCTTCCCCGCGGTCTGGGCGTTCCTGCTGTCGCTGCAGGACTGGAACGGCTTCTCCACCCCGGAACCGGTGGGCGCGGACAACTACCGGCGCATGCTGACCGACGCCGAGCTGGGCGCCGCGGTGGGGCACACGCTCCTGTACACCGCGCTGTTCGTCCCGGCGTCGCTCTTCCTCGGGCTCGGTCTCGCGGTCGCGCTCAACCGCCGGCTCGTCCTGGTCGGGGTCTACCGCACCCTCGTGTTCCTGCCGTTCGTGGTCTCCGCGGCGGCCACCGGCATCCTCACGACCTACCTGTTCAACCCGCAGTTCGGGTTCGTGAACAACGTGCTGCGCGTCCTCGGCCTCCCGCAGCAGGGCTGGCTCGAGGACCCGTCGCAGGCGATGGTCGTCATCACGATCATGTCGTTGTGGGGGCAGGCGGCGTTCACGACCGTCATCTACCTCGCCGCGCTCCAGGACATCCCGGTCGAGCTCGCGGAGGCCGCCCGTGTGGACGGCGCGAACCGGTGGCAGTCGTTCTGGCACGTGACGTTCCCCCAGCTCGCCCCGGTCACGGTGTTCGTCGCCATCTGGCAGACGATCCAGGCGATCCAGCTCTTCGACCTCGTCTACACCACGACGCGCGGCGGCCCGCTCGGGTCGACCGAGACGATCGTGTACTACCTGTGGAAGGCGGCGTTCAAGGAGCTCGAGTTCGGGTACGCCTCGGCCGTGGCGTACGGGCTGTTCGCCGTGACCCTGCTCATCACCATCGCCGTGACGCTCTACTCCCGCCGCACGAAGGTTGGTGGACTCTGA
- a CDS encoding ABC transporter substrate-binding protein, whose translation MARGAAGAAVVSGALLLAACSSGTQGATTLDPEADVTLTWWTGQADQAQTILTGLAEEFEELHPNVTIEVSSGAPSTEDLLQKLSSSFAGGTYPDISYAFGSWASELAESERTLDITDQVSDPDVGWDEFSGAARATAQPDGETTIGFPAVVDNLSLLYNKTVFDAAGVDYPTEDWTWDDFRAAAKELTDPATSTYGYAYGVSGSEETTWQFWPHLWQRGGEILDESGTTARFDSDAGVDALTFLRDMAVEDGSVYLDQTDTKFTQIFASDQIGMVTSGPWTLYDLQVAGTQYGVVPLPAYGGEHTTISGADLWVLFDHQDANREHWSYEFTRWLTDPEQDVRWNVVYGNLPLRESEIDSPEFQAQVAAMPGLDVMAQNSENATIPRPTVPGYVNLSEAVGTAVSEVLQGKGEPREALERAADRSDEALADQ comes from the coding sequence GTGGCCCGGGGAGCCGCCGGAGCGGCCGTCGTCTCCGGCGCGCTGCTGCTCGCCGCGTGCTCGTCCGGGACGCAGGGCGCCACGACCCTCGACCCCGAGGCCGACGTCACGCTCACGTGGTGGACCGGCCAGGCCGACCAGGCCCAGACGATCCTCACGGGCCTCGCCGAGGAGTTCGAGGAGCTCCACCCCAACGTGACGATCGAGGTGTCGTCGGGCGCGCCGTCGACGGAGGACCTGCTGCAGAAGCTGTCGTCCTCGTTCGCCGGCGGGACCTACCCGGACATCTCCTACGCGTTCGGCTCCTGGGCGAGCGAGCTCGCCGAGTCGGAGCGCACGCTCGACATCACCGACCAGGTGAGCGACCCCGACGTCGGCTGGGACGAGTTCTCCGGCGCCGCTCGCGCCACCGCCCAGCCGGACGGCGAGACGACGATCGGCTTCCCGGCCGTCGTCGACAACCTCTCCCTCCTGTACAACAAGACGGTGTTCGACGCCGCCGGCGTGGACTACCCGACCGAGGACTGGACGTGGGACGACTTCCGCGCCGCGGCGAAGGAGCTCACGGACCCCGCGACGAGCACGTACGGCTACGCCTACGGGGTCTCCGGCTCCGAGGAGACGACGTGGCAGTTCTGGCCGCACCTGTGGCAGCGGGGCGGGGAGATCCTCGACGAGTCCGGCACGACCGCGAGGTTCGACTCCGACGCCGGCGTGGACGCGCTGACGTTCCTGCGCGACATGGCCGTCGAGGACGGGTCGGTCTACCTCGACCAGACCGACACCAAGTTCACGCAGATCTTCGCGAGCGACCAGATCGGCATGGTCACGTCCGGGCCGTGGACGCTGTACGACCTCCAGGTCGCGGGCACGCAGTACGGCGTCGTCCCCCTGCCGGCCTACGGCGGCGAGCACACGACGATCTCCGGCGCCGACCTCTGGGTCCTCTTCGACCACCAGGACGCGAACCGTGAGCACTGGTCGTACGAGTTCACGAGGTGGCTGACCGACCCCGAGCAGGACGTGCGCTGGAACGTCGTCTACGGCAACCTCCCGCTGCGCGAGAGCGAGATCGACTCGCCGGAGTTCCAGGCACAGGTCGCGGCGATGCCCGGCCTGGACGTCATGGCGCAGAACAGCGAGAACGCGACGATCCCCCGCCCGACCGTGCCGGGGTACGTGAACCTCTCCGAGGCGGTCGGCACGGCGGTCTCGGAGGTCCTCCAGGGCAAGGGAGAACCGCGCGAGGCGCTCGAGCGGGCCGCCGACCGGTCGGACGAAGCGCTGGCGGACCAGTGA